The proteins below come from a single Papaver somniferum cultivar HN1 chromosome 11, ASM357369v1, whole genome shotgun sequence genomic window:
- the LOC113320845 gene encoding protein LURP-one-related 8-like, producing the protein MTKVYPNATTEISKIPKQISDREVEVLTVWKKSLLFNCNGFTVFDTKGNLVFRVDNYRAGIKTEIFLMDALGKTLLTIRRKKLSLSDNWMVYDGENSVNPRFIVKKHVNFLTSKNLAHVISCTQGNNKELMYEIIGSYAQRCVGVYDNRKRLVAEIQRKEAKAGVTFGGDVFKLIVQPQIDSTVAMSLVILMEQMFGSRRSKSI; encoded by the exons ATGACAAAGGTATACCCAAATGCAACAACTGAAATCTCAAAAATTCCGAAACAAATTTCAGACAGGGAAGTGGAGGTGTTAACAGTATGGAAAAAATCACTTCTCTTCAACTGTAACGGTTTTACCGTTTTTGATACAAAAGGGAATCTTGTTTTTCGTGTTGATAATTATCGAGCTGGGATTAAAACGGAAATCTTTTTAATggatgccttgggaaaaactctTCTTACTATCCGTCGTAAG AAACTGAGTTTATCGGATAACTGGATGGTGTATGACGGAGAAAATTCTGTCAATCCAAGATTTATAGTGAAAAAGCACGTGAATTTCTTGACATCAAAGAACTTAGCTCATGTGATATCTTGTACTCAGGGTAACAATAAGGAATTGATGTACGAGATCATTGGATCATATGCACAACGGTGCGTGGGTGTGTATGATAACAGGAAAAGACTTGTTGCAGAAATTCAACGGAAAGAAGCTAAAGCAGGTGTAACATTTGGTGGTGATGTGTTCAAGTTGATTGTACAGCCACAAATTGATTCAACTGTTGCAATGTCTCTTGTTATACTAATGGAACAGATGTTTGGTTCTCGAAGATCAAAATCAATTTAA
- the LOC113324223 gene encoding uncharacterized protein LOC113324223 encodes MVDLPLVGGAFTWFDMHEDPLLCRLDRFLLSVDFDILFPNAIQISLTRVISDHKPLMLVTKLGIKPKPYFIFENGWLVHKDFLKKVEEWWGVMEFQGQANFVFFKKLQNLKYFLKNWSREEFGGVKKEKLELTKKIELLDVMEETHKLTKEQFEDRTRCLLRLRSIKSMEARKWQARAKQNEFKWGDSNTSYFNRIASAKKKRNTIAKLDIDGVELEENLEMEKAFSVEEIFDVVKHFGANKAPGPDGVGNRLKRVMHKLVSEFQGAFIKGKQILDGALIAGECVDSRMKSKIPGLLCKIDMEKAFDNVAWSALLRIMQKHGFGRRWISWIKWCVSTSHISVLVNGAYTEKFKPTKGFQVEEEGTVISHLQFADDTLIFVDANVEEVRRLFLILTSFECLTGMKLNLEKSSMISVGVDEVIGDLALELGCKVEKLPFKYLGLPIGATARCTSVWDEVIKRMEVKLATWKKRFLSKAGRLVLIRSCLLSLPVYFLSLIPMPVSVEKKLNKLMRNFLWDSTEERIRMCWVSWLKICKPKHLGGLGS; translated from the exons ATGGTGGACTTGCCATTGGTGGGTGGTGCTTTCACTTGGTTTGACATGCATGAAGATCCCCTTCTTTGTAGGTTAGATAGATTTCTTTTAAGTGTTGATTTTGATATTCTTTTTCCTAATGCAATTCAAATTTCTCTAACTAGAGTAATTTCTGATCATAAGCCTTTGATGTTAGTAACAAAACTTGGTATTAAACCTAAACCATATTTCATATTTGAGAATGGTTGGTTAGTGCACAAAGATTTTTTGAAAAAGGTGGAGGAGTGGTGGGGTGTTATGGAGTTTCAAGGACAAGCTAATTTTGTGTTCTTCAAGAAATTGCAAAATTTGAAGTACTTTTTGAAGAACTGGAGTAGAGAGGAATTTGGTGGTGTTAAGAAGGAGAAGTTGGAACTTACAAAGAAAATTGAGTTGCTGGATGTTATGGAGGAAACTCATAAACTCACTAAGGAGCAATTTGAAGATAGAACAAGGTGTTTGTTGAGGTTAAGGAGCATTAAATCTATGGAGGCTAGGAAGTGGCAAGCTAGAGCTAAGCAGAATGAATTCAAATGGGGGGACTCtaatacttcatacttcaatagGATTGCTAGTGCTAAGAAAAAGAGGAATACTATTGCAAAGTTGGATATTGATGGAGTAGAAT TGGAGGAGAATTTGGAGATGGAAAAGGCTTTTTCTGTggaggagatttttgatgtggtgAAACATTTTGGTGCTAATAAGGCACCTGGTCCTGATG GTGTTGGCAATAGATTGAAGAGGGTGATGCATAAATTAGTCTCTGAATTTCAAGGTGCATTCATAAAAGGTAAACAGATTCTTGATGGTGCTCTTATTGCTGGTGAATGTGTGGATAGTAGGATGAAGTCCAAGATACCTGGTTTATTGTGTAAAATAGATATGGAGAAGGCATTTGACAATGTCGCATGGAGTGCATTGCTGAGAATTATGCAGAAGCATGGTTTTGGGAGGAGGTGGATTTCTTGGATAAAATGGTGTGTGTCTACTTCTCATATTTCTGTGTTGGTGAATGGGGCATATACTGAGAAGTTTAAGCCTACAAAAG GTTTTCAGGTGGAAGAAGAAGGAACTGTTATTTCTCATTTGCAGTTTGCAGATGATACTTTAATATTTGTGGATGCTAATGTGGAGGAGGTTAGAAGATTGTTTCTTATTCTTACTTCTTTTGAGTGTTTGACAGGTATGAAATTGAACTTGGAGAAGAGTTCCATGATAAGTGTAGGTGTTGATGAAGTTATTGGTGATTTAGCTTTGGAGTTGGGTTGTAAGGTGGAGAAATTACCATTCAAATACTTAGGTTTACCTATTGGTGCAACTGCAAGGTGCACAAGTGTTTGGGATGAGGTTATTAAAAGAATGGAGGTGAAATTGGCAACATGGAAGAAAAGATTTCTTTCAAAAGCTGGAAGGTTAGTTCTTATTAGAagttgtttattaagtcttcctGTGTATTTCTTGTCTCTTATTCCTATGCCTGTTAGTGTGGAGAAGAAGCTTAATAAACTGATGAGGAATTTCTTATGGGATTCTACTGAAGAAAGAATAAGGATGTGTTGGGTTTCTTGGCTTAAGATATGCAAACCAAAACATTTAGGTGGTTTGGGTAGTTAA